CTCTCTCTTGGTCAGTGCATTACTTACCCACATTACAAAACTATTACTTTAGATTGTGTTTGCCCAGGAGTCTGTTGGTATCAGTACGCATTGTGGTTCCATACAGAGTTGAGTTTGCTTTGGGCTGGGTGAGAGCCTGGGGAGGAGTGTCACTCACCTGTGGGTAGCGGAGCCGGAAAGGCTTCAGCAGCTTCTCAGCATCAGCCACGTCCCCCTCACCGGTCCCTGTAGAGTGATAAAGAACTGAATACGATGTATGGACAAAACCAGAAACTCAAACACAGTCTACTCTCTCGTTCTTTATCTCTCGCTCTTTCACACGTGTGTATGTAATTGTGTCAAGTCAGTTGTGATCTCCATTCACTTCCTGGTTGTGAAGAGTAGAGTACCGAGAATGAAGGTGAGGAAGGTGTAGTAACAGAGCAACAGCAGGGCACACAGCATGGAGCGCAGGTTGTTTGTAGTGGCACCATCATTCAGCTGGGACAGACCATACTCCTGcacacaataacatacaataTATactgagagggggagacagagacaaccTGTAAAGCAGGGCTGCCCAACGCTGTTCCTTTAGAGCTACTGTCATGTAGAGCATCTGGCAAACCGGATTATAATAATGACCTGCTTGTTAAGGTGAATCATGTTAATTAACTACAGCAGGCtagctctccagaaacagggtttgGCAGCCCTGCTGTAAACCAATCACTTTCTAGACATGAGTTACAATGAGCAACTATACCTTGTCTCCAGAGAAGCCAGCAAACTCTAAAACTTTGAGTAACCGAGGTGGAAACATGGAAAGAGTCTGGAAGACAGTACAGAATCCTGTGATACAGCGTAAGGTCTGACTGACACGTGCTAAAACACACAATTATCTAACAAATTGACCATTAATGGAATACGGGGATACTTGTGGGACATACCAAGTTGAATGCTCCGATCCCAAAAGACACTCCTCCCTCTAAGTGAATGTGGTTGGGTCCTTGGAGAGAGCTGTTAGACTGTAAGAAGGTGTGCAGCTCCCTGTGTCATAAAAGGCAATTATGTCATTTATAGTCTAACATGACTATATTATAGGCTGTAATAATGCCTGATTATTACACAATAAAAACACATCTAAATGACAGATAACGACAGACACTTACCAGAGAAAATTGCCATTACTGTTATAACATCTGAGCACAGTTTTATTGTAATAGCAGTTCATAATTTGGTAAACAGAATTATTGATTCCACCTGCTGATTCACAATCACACTGTGTGAGCCTGTTTAATGTGAGAACCATTTCTGCCCTTTCTCCTGCAAACTTACTTGTAAATCAGATAACTGTTGCGTACTTTGATTCCTCCTTTGATAAAACTCACCATGTTCTCATCCTTGAGGAAGAGGGAAAATAAATGAGAGGACAGGGGAAACCTGTTGGATCGCTCTTTAAAAACTATGCACACAGACGCAAAACACCAAGAAGCAGGAAGGCAAACAACCACAATGTGTTTCATCGACCGATATCCAATCAGTTGGATACAGTTAtcatacatacaggtaactgtcaaaatCAAGGAAACACAATAgggccaccagaacagcttcaatgctccttggcatagattctacaagtgtctggaactatattggagggatgcaacaccattcttccacgataAATcacataatttggtgttttgttgatggtggtggaaaaagcTGTCTCAAGCATCACTCCAGAATCACCAATAAGTGTTacatggggttgagatctgatgatcgagagacagacatacacatgCACCCACTTTAAAGCCCTTATGCTCccttgagacccctctttcaaagtaaCTGATCTCTTCTAATGGGCAACTAGGACCTCTTTTATACATTatcctaagcatgatgggatgttaattgcttaactTACTCAgaaaaccacacctgtgtggaagcaacAGCTTTCAATATGcattgtatccctcatttactcaagtgtttcctttattttaagATTTACCTGTGCATTAATGCTAAACATCAGCAGTGTCATTAACCAGGATCAGTAAGATTTAtagtggaggacaggaggaccCGTCTTACCTGTAGGAAGGTGAGAGCAGCCCTTTGGAGCAAGCATTCAGCATAACACGCATCAGCATGGAGAGCTTGGAGCTGCTCTGCAAACCCACACACACGGTCAGTGGCTATTTGAAATCTGCCATAATAATAGGCTGAGATGCCCAATTATAAAAGCGCTCTTACCTTCAGTTAGACGCTCTCCAGGTGATTTACTGATATTACTAGGGGACTTTCGTCGAAACCTAAGAAGAAATGAGACCAACTATGAGCGTAAGACTGAAACAATTACATCTCATTGAGCAATGCATGTTTCTCATGTTAATGACAAGGGCATTAATGTGGaacattataataacacacaACAGCCTTTCAGCCACCTCAAGCAATCTCAAGTGTCCTTGCTTGCTGTAGGCCAGGGGTGTCATTCATTCCATGAAGGGCCTAGTGTCTGTAGGTTTTTGCTTTcaattaagccctagacaaccaggtgtggggagttccttactatttagtgaccttaattcatcaattaaGTACAAGGGAGGCACAAAAATCAACAGCCACTCAGCctagtggaatgagtttgacacctgtgctGTAGGCACCTCAAACTCACCTCTGGACTTCGAAGCCAATTCCAGTGCTTGTTTTTATTGTTCCCATctaaatcagggactgatttatacctggcaATTCATTCTCAGGTAGAACAGACAACCAGCTGGCTCCTGatctcgtagggtaagagttgaataccacTGCTGTAGGCCATCAATAGAGCTGCTCTGGCCATGCAAACACAGGCAAATTCCAGCCGGGGCGCAAAGAGACCTGGTTGCCATGTAAATGCTCTCATTTGCCTGCAGGTTATGGCTGATGGACAGGAGACTAATAGCTCTGGGCATATTAGGCCTCACTGTTAGAGGCCAGACCAACTGTCAGAGTATTCCAGGATTTCCCTCCATTTACCTTTTCTGGACGTTGCTTGTGTCTATAATATGAACTAATGTGTTAAAGAGGACATGAAACAGATGAGTGTCCATGTATAGTAGCATCCTCACCTCTGGCAGACCTCCTGGGCACTCTTCATGGTGTTGCCTGCATTGACGATGTCATCCTGCTGGAAGGTCATCATAGCCTGCATCTCCAGCACAGTGGCGTAGATCAGAGCATGGTACATGCTCTCTTTCACCCTTCAACGCAACACACAACATCATCATACACACTTCACTGACAATCAGAAACAGCAAGTATTTATTGTCCAGCGAACATTTTAATTTCCTTTCAAAAAGAAAATGTGCCTTTCTTCCAATATATGGCTTCACATATCGATAATGAGAAAAGACAGAGTAGCCAACAGACACCTAATTATTTTCTTGTTTCACTCTAGCAGTATGGTGTTTATTTTCCAGGGCCTCTGTTCTGCCCGTTGAGCCCTGGGCGTCAGCTTCAGTAAACACTCCATATCCTGGAGAAGTGACGAGGCCTAATGCTTTGGGTAGCAGGAAGTGTGACACTTCACTGTACTACACCACAATACCACTGTACATCACACCTCAACGGTGATGATGCTGCACTAAGTTACACACCACTCAACGACAAATGGCTAAAGGCTGCACAAATATACCCCAAGACACCCTGTACATGCTAATTGGCCAATGGAGAGTTTGAAGCCCACTTTAGTCCAGAGAGAGTGGCACTGTTACCGTGGCCGCAGTTTGTCCAGGCTCTCACTGAAGTGGTTGTTGAGGAAGAGGTCCAGGGCCTCCATACACTCCTCAAGGCACACCTGCAGGGTCATCTGTGAGgagctgtgcacacacacactacaatggTTACATGACAGTAAGTATCAGCTTTAGTATTCTCTCttcctgagagagaaagaaaataggtAATGGAAGGACTCTGAGGCCCATAGGTAAGGTAAGTTGCCTGTAACCGTGTCAATACACATGCACCCATCTGTTCACAGCAGTCTGCACACACTGCTCAGTGTCTCTTACCttcattactgcattgttgggtttagagcttgcaagaaatgCATTTCCTTGTACTTGTGCACATAACATTAAAACCTGGTACGGATGGATCTGAAGCTCTCTGATGTACAgtaaaaagaaaatgtaaaaatatCCTTTTGGCCAAGCTAGTCCTGTCAAAATTCTCAAATGTATGCATTTATTTAGAGTCAGAACTCTTAGAAATAAGCTGCAAGATGATCTAAGGAAACATGCCTTCTTGTACGACTTCAAGATAACAACATTACAGTGGATTTCCCCCTCCACAAAGAGCTCGTCAACATATGTGAGGAGTAATATGTGGAAACATGAAATAAACAAGAACTAAACTGAAACTACACTTCCCTTGACAGGAATAAgttagaaaggaggagagagtcaTTCTAAAATAAATAAGATATCTTCAGCTATTAATGCATTGGTTGGTCTTTTGTTGAATTATTTGAATAGTCATGAATCAGATGTACTCCATCCAAAATAGATTTATCAAATAAACCCTCACAAAATATTATTAAACTACCATCTTGACCCTGTCCATCTCAATGTCAACACAACACCAATGTAAAGAGGAAAATAACTTTTTAAATATCTTAAATAACTTCGGAATAAAGTAATGTAACAAAGTCACTTGATCAATAAGTACTTGTACTGACAATATATAAAACAAACCTGCGTATTTACATTAATTAAATTGATGTTGAATAACTAACATATAAACCGAACAACCAAGTAAAGTTCAGTACAGTAGGCCAAGCTGTCCCGACGTTGAAACTTACTTCGCCGCAGCAGGTGCATTTTTCCCATTGGACATTTTTTCTTCCGGGCACTCTGCCCAAAACACCTGTCGAAAAGTAGCCTACTCAGAAGGgtttgaggaaaaacattaactAGCAAATTGTCTTAATAACAAGCTGAGTGGAGGGTTGATTGATTCTGCTTTAAGAACAGAAGTTGCATTGAGCTGTGGAATCTTGTTGGGATTGTAATTTGAGAAGAGTTACAGAGAAGCGTCAAGTGCTCGAAAACTGTGTGGGAAAATAAACGAGGACTGGATCGACTCCTCCTTCAACATCCGTAAACTCATGTCTAGAAGGGATATTGCTTTTGTCAAATTGAcgtaaaaagtatatattttttgtagtcgcattttagctaaccctaaacaTTTTCGTAACgttaacctaattatcctaacctgcaacatcaattatcctaacctgctgcgtaagttctcctaaaACGGCTACGAAAATGTTTTGACAGAAGCTGTATCCCTTCCAGACAAAACCGTCTCAATGCCACGAACACTTTGCAAACCTGCCATAACCTTTAATCAAAGAACATACATAATGTCTCGACGTCAACATGGCTATTTCTTCGTTTATTAGTCATTAGTCTATAATATGGCCATGGCCCATTTTATGCATATATTGGCAAAATAATAGGATAAGAAACTGCAGTTTTCTAACAGCCTACATTTTATATTAAATCATTAATTCGGGATTATATTATGTGTGTTGTTTGACTCAGAAAATGTCACACGCCAAGCCTCTTATATGTGACCCGTTGCATATTAACAAGGTTCTGTAAACTGTATAACTCACCGGAGATGGAAAACCCTAAAAGTTAACACCAGTTCAAATGAATTCCAGTCTCACTGAAGTtacatagagccccacagtggaggtgtcaatataccataaaacctagcggtcaaacagggaaatggttccagtcGTTATTCCACCACTCATTTCTTACCTTCTCATCCAGATCATTGCATTTGTAGTACTTTATGACAGCCACATTAGCAGTTTATTAGCGTTTCATTTTTGGGAGGTAAATACATGCAAGGTTATTGATAAAAgttaccttgtcctagagagatttacagttatcaaaatgtcacgccagggtAGGCCttcacgaaacacagcccttatttgaagtgtttctaaaatcccctatggaaaacatttaatgtggaaAAACAATTGTAACCATTTGCCcgttttatgggtattataacTCACACGGTGGTACTCTATAACCAGCTGTTATAAACACCCCCATTTCTTTCCATTTGATCACTGAAGAATTATTGTACAATAATGTGGACTGAACACCCTTTTAATTCAGTTAGGAATGAATCTAAAGCTCAACCGGCAAGGTTACACTATTATTCAACTTTATGGTGAACACTAACTGTAATGTCTAACTCTGATGTTTGCCTGTTTAGTACATTATGTTTAGTACAGTACATGTTGTTGTTCTCCTTCCATTAAAGATTGATCAAGCATGAGGAAGCCAAAGTCATACACAAAATCCACTGTGATGTGGACACGGTCCTGTAAACACAGGGATTTTAGATGTTGCCTTCAAGTGTCACTTTTTGAATAAGACATATTCTACACATTACGAACAATAGTGGCAGATGTAtagatgtaaaaaaataaataaaaagttttATAAAAGCAAAAAATAGATCTACATCAAtcagctattttttttaaatagaagcTGCTATTGCATATCAAGTCACCTAAAATGGGTCTTCGCTCTACACTTCACTAATTAATAATTTCACATGAGGGCACTGTTGTCATACTTGTGAGCACTAAAATTAaaattcagttgtacaactgactaggtttccccttCCCAGAGAAAACAAAGTACATCGCTTTAAAAAATAATGTATTCAACTTTTAATATAACTAAAATAACAGATATGATTTCATCTAAGGAAAACACACTAACTTTTATTGTTTAGCAGAACTTTATTGTTGCCTGTGGGGGTTGTTGGTGTCCTCCAGGTGTGGATGGACCCTTTGGCTTCACCATGGATGCCTCATGAGCCCCAACTTCACAAACAAAACCATGGCAAGGCTCATGGAGAATAATTgcaaagaggagaggacaggaaaacAATGACTTGAAGCCAAGCAACATTATCTATTCAGCAACCAATTGCTATAGAATAGATAGCTCTCAAACTAAGAATACTCTATGGCCTAATGGTGAGCTACTGTAGAAAAAGCATTACTATGCTTTAAAAAGTGCAGTTATTTTTAGCAATAGTCCTTGGGTCTGAGAGAGGTTAAAGTTCTCCAGAAGACCTTGAGGGAGCAGTGTAACTCATAGGGAGATTCTCAATTGGGAAAAagtcttcctcctttcctccgtGACCCGGAAACCGATAAGTGGCTAAGGACAGTTGAAATTCGTTAGTAAGCGAACAGAGGAGTTTGCTCCCATCGTCAATTACTTTGTTTGGCAAAGGATACTGAAGTGCATCGTCTGCAAAGTGTTTTGAAATCTGCCACTccccctttgaatcagctgtatACTCAGAAGAGAAAAGCATGCACAGATTTTAAAATGATACATTACTAATCTTTTTACCTAAATGTATTTTTACCACTTTACACATGTATTTTAAGATTCCTTCTCTGTTAACGTCATCTGTATGATGACGAGCTAGAGGAGAAAGAGTCACTTCGTACCAGCACTTTTTTTCCCACACGGTTCCTCTCCTCAACTTCTATCCTCAATTACTTTTGACATTTTTCAGaggtcaaatcaaaatcaaatcaaattttatttgtcacattcgccgaatacaagtgtaaacttcaccatgaaatgcttacttacatgcccttaaccaacagtgcagttcaagaagagttaagaaaatatttacaaagtagactaaaataaaaagtaataataaaaagtaacacaataagaatagcaataacgaggctatatacagggggcaccggtacctagtcattgtgcgggggtacaggttagttgaggtaatttgtacatgtaggtgggggtgaagtgactatgcatagataataaacagcgagtagcagcagtgtccaaaagggaggggggggtcaatgtaaattgtccggtggcgattttattaattgttcagcagtcttatggcttgggggtagaagcttttgaGGAGTCTtctggtcctagacttggcgctccagtaccgcttgccacgCAGTAGCAGAGGAAACAGGTGattggagtctgacaattttatgggctttcctctgacaccgcctagtatacaggtcctggatggcagggagcttggccccagtgatgactGGGCCGTTCTCACAatcctctgtagagccttacagtcagatgccgagcagttgccataccaggcggtgatgcaaccggtcaggatgctctcgatggtgcagatgcagaaccctttgaggatctggggacccatgacaaatctttgtGATCTCCTGAGAGGGATAcagttttgtcgtgccctcttcacgactgtcttggtgtgtttggaccatgatagtttgttggtgatgtagacaccaaggaacatgaaactcttgacccgctccactacagccccgtcgatgttaatgggggccttttcctgtagtccatgatcagctcctttgtcttgctcacattgagggagaggttgttgtcatgcaccacactgccagttctctgacctcctccctataggccgtctcatcgttgtcggtgatcaggcctaccactgctgtgtcctcagcaaacttaatgatggcattggagtcgtgtttggccacgcagtcgtggatgaacagggaatacaggaggggactccTGTAAGTCCAcactcctgaggggccccagtgttaaggatcggcgtggcagacgtgttgttgcctactcttaccacctgggggcggccagtcaggaagtccaggatccagttgcagagggaggcgttTCGTCCCAGAGTcctaagcttagtgatgagcttcgtgggcactatggtgttgaacgctgagctgtagttaatgaacagccttctcacatagatgttcctttagtccaggtgggaaagggcagtgtggagtacgattgagattgcatcatttgtggatctgttggggcggtatgcgaattggagtgggtctagggtgtcagggaggatgctgttgatgtgagtcatgaccagccactcaaagcacttcatggctaccgacgtgagtgccacggggcggaaatcatttaggcaggttaccttcgcttccttgggcacagggactatggtggtctgcttgaaacatgtaggtattacagactcggtcagggagaggttgaaaatgtcagtgaagacacgtgacagttggtccacgcatgctttgagtacagttgtggccaaaagttttgagaatgacaaatattaatttccacaaagtttgctgcttcagtgtctttagatatttttgtcagatgttactatggaatactgaagtataattacaagcatttcataagtgtcaaaggcttttattgacaattacatgaagttgatgcaaagagtcaatatttgcagtgttgacccttctttttcaagacctctgc
This sequence is a window from Oncorhynchus mykiss isolate Arlee chromosome 13, USDA_OmykA_1.1, whole genome shotgun sequence. Protein-coding genes within it:
- the zgc:158403 gene encoding tetratricopeptide repeat protein 39A isoform X4; amino-acid sequence: MSNGKNAPAAANVCVHSSSQMTLQVCLEECMEALDLFLNNHFSESLDKLRPRVKESMYHALIYATVLEMQAMMTFQQDDIVNAGNTMKSAQEVCQRFRRKSPSNISKSPGERLTEEQLQALHADACYAECLLQRAALTFLQDENMVSFIKGGIKVRNSYLIYKELHTFLQSNSSLQGPNHIHLEGGVSFGIGAFNLTLSMFPPRLLKVLEFAGFSGDKEYGLSQLNDGATTNNLRSMLCALLLLCYYTFLTFILGTGEGDVADAEKLLKPFRLRYPQGAIFLFFAGRAEAIKGNIDEAMYVYMKAAYLSMLAPGEARPFGEDEVELFRRVSTFKQKIAGKSPPTEKFAIRKARRYKASCPVRLPVPVLEMMYMWNGFSMISKRPELTEGMLQTLVEAERTLLESPVNEYSMDDRCVIHLLKGLCLKNQRHIQAAEECFNKVYNSEKKIKFDHYLVPNALLELSVVYIDMGRKEEAIKLLVKAKTNYKEYSMESRTQFRIHAALSKLKADTSDQDEITPL